One segment of Myxocyprinus asiaticus isolate MX2 ecotype Aquarium Trade chromosome 41, UBuf_Myxa_2, whole genome shotgun sequence DNA contains the following:
- the LOC127431749 gene encoding F-box/SPRY domain-containing protein 1-like yields MSCAVGGGAQSAWLGASAGCCSSSSGSASAALLSAGSAIAGRLPCRVLEHVFSYLELSDLMNCSLVCWHWNNCLADENSEVWRSLCARVLTDEALRSDVLCNLPSYKGKLKSFQHALSSHDCSRNVYIKKNGFTLHRNPIAQSTDGARGKIGFSEGRHAWEIWWEGPLGTVAMIGIATKRAPMQCQGYVALLGSDDQSWGWNLVDNNLLHNGEVNGNFPQCNNAPKYQIGERIRVILDMDDKTLAFERGFEFLGVAFRGLPKTCLFPAVSAVYGNTEVTMVYLGRPLDG; encoded by the exons ATGTCTTGCGCGGTCGGTGGAGGGGCGCAGTCTGCATGGCTGGGAGCTTCCGCGGGGTGCTGCTCCTCGTCATCGGGCTCCGCTTCTGCGGCACTATTAAGCGCAGGATCGGCCATCGCGGGTCGGCTACCTTGCCGAGTACTCGAGCATGTGTTCTCGTATTTGGAACTGTCGGATCTCATGAACTGTTCCTTGGTATGTTGGCACTGGAACAATTGTCTGGCGGATGAAAACAGTGAGGTGTGGCGGAGTCTGTGTGCCCGTGTGCTGACTGATGAAGCGCTGCGCTCGGATGTCCTCTGCAATCTGCCTTCTTATAAAGGAAAA CTGAAGTCTTTCCAGCATGCTCTGAGCTCCCATGATTGCTCCAGGAATGTCTATATCAAGAAAAACGGGTTCACCCTGCACCGTAACCCCATCGCCCAAAGCACTGATGGTGCCCGTGGGAAGATCGGCTTCTCAGAGGGCCGGCATGCCTGGGAGATCTGGTGGGAGGGGCCCCTGGGCACAGTGGCGATGATTGGCATCGCCACAAAGAGGGCTCCTATGCAGTGCCAGGGCTATGTGGCGCTACTAGGCAGTGATGACCAGAGCTGGGGATGGAATCTTGTAGACAATAACCTGCTTCACAATGGAGAGGTCAACGGCAACTTCCCGCAGTGCAACAACGCACCAAAGTACCAG atcggGGAGAGAATACGCGTAATCCTAGACATGGATGATAAAACACTAGCCTTTGAGCGAGGGTTTGAGTTCCTCGGAGTGGCATTCCGAGGGTTGCCCAAAACATGCCTCTTTCCAGCTGTTTCAGCTGTCTATGGGAACACTGAAGTAACAATGGTGTACCTGGGAAGACCCCTGGATGGTTAA
- the LOC127431881 gene encoding transforming growth factor beta activator LRRC33-like isoform X1, translating to MPVFDRLSVLLCHAVVPVLVVLLSVSGHPQAFPCRLMQSTALCKNCQLSAVPNHLPPQIEEIYLDKNLLINLQDGCLSRYPILRTCSCANNHLRTVEENVFSESPLIENLNFADNELHDGHKQVAQSFSPLSQLKTLDLSGNGLTEDMVSVLLQNLSSLESLYLSRNVMLRLDETTFRNLHQLKELNVERNLLFEIDGAFYHMKKLQRLNLAFNCLPCLVNFEMTQLLVLNASHNSIEWFITNQNLSETFQLETLDLSDNHLLFFPFLPTHNHIRTLILSNNWVSFYQDFANATSSNWTTKVEFYNLGQNVGNVTMELWNESLHGDISSVELLDLSENKVDNFPQGFIQQMPRLNWLRLRSNCLQSFSLTPEDLPVTLYELDVSKNRLTELKASQSTISKLNNLTYLNLSTNDIQKLSPTIFANLPSLSTVDLSHNPVDVCFSEESNYSSSTCVLWSNIVTLKKLYLEGCGIQNMPPSPFKGTPLTHLELSNNLDLHIKQESLAGLSNTLEHLGLGNTGLQDFDFSPYSHLRSLNISRNSMSEFPESLVALNLRLLDLRDNMLTTIPSKHATILAQRLQAVYLNGNAFNCCHLDWYRTFVENKGISVVDLSEITCLDFNLRHHKVMLFDAVHCGGISNEESFVWYILLFVTVSVSIVGISVIYLLTFRPKMLPRAIKKRWRPTPY from the exons ATGCCAGTCTTTGATCGTCTGTCCGTTCTGCTCTGTCATGCCGTGGTTCCGGTACTTGTGGTCCTGCTTTCAGTCTCTGGACATCCACAGGCCTTCCCCTGTAGACTG aTGCAAAGTACGGCTCTGTGCAAAAATTGCCAGCTCTCTGCTGTACCAAACCACTTACCACCGCAAATTGAGGAGATCTATTTAGATAAGAACCTTCTCATTAATTTGCAGGATGGTTGTCTCTCAAGATATCCTATTCTTCGAACCTGCAGCTGTGCAAACAATCATCTAAGGACCGTGGAAGAGAATGTATTCTCTGAGTCGCCTCTTATAGAAAACCTCAATTTTGCTGACAACGAGCTTCATGATGGACATAAGCAGGTGGCGCAGTCATTCAGCCCTTTGTCCCAACTAAAGACTCTTGATCTTTCAGGTAACGGTCTCACCGAGGACATGGTGTCTGTGCTGTTACAGAATCTGTCCTCTCTTGAGTCCCTTTACTTGTCTCGGAATGTGATGCTGAGGTTGGATGAGACAACATTCAGAAACCTTCATCAGCTTAAGGAGCTGAACGTAGAGAGGAACCTGTTGTTTGAGATTGATGGAGCGTTTTATCATATGAAAAAACTCCAGAGGTTGAACTTGGCCTTCAACTGCCTTCCATGTTTGGTCAACTTTGAGATGACCCAACTGCTGGTCTTAAACGCCAGCCACAATTCCATTGAATGGTTCATAACCAATCAGAATTTGTCTGAGACTTTTCAGCTGGAGACATTGGATCTGTCCGATAATCATTTGCTGTTCTTTCCGTTCCTTCCAACACACAACCATATAAGGACTTTGATTTTGTCCAATAATTGGGTGAGCTTTTACCAAGACTTTGCAAATGCCACATCTTCAAACTGGACCACTAAGGTTGAGTTCTACAATCTTGGGCAAAATGTGGGCAATGTCACAATGGAGCTTTGGAATGAGAGCCTTCATGGTGACATTTCCTCTGTGGAGCTCCTGGACCTGAGTGAGAACAAGGTGGACAACTTCCCTCAGGGATTCATTCAACAAATGCCACGTCTGAATTGGCTGAGGCTGAGGAGTAACTGTTTACAGTCCTTCAGTTTGACGCCTGAAGATCTCCCAGTCACCCTCTATGAACTGGATGTCAGCAAAAACAGGCTTACTGAGCTCAAAGCGAGCCAAAGCACCATCAGCAAGCTAAATAACCTCACATATCTGAACCTGAGCACAAATGACATTCAAAAACTTTCACCCACGATATTTGCCAATCTACCAAGTCTGAGCACAGTAGACCTTAGTCATAACCCAGTGGATGTATGTTTTTCTGAAGAGTCAAACTACAGTTCCTCAACTTGTGTTTTGTGGTCAAACATTGTTACCCTGAAAAAGCTCTACCTTGAAGGTTGTGGCATACAAAATATGCCGCCTTCGCCATTTAAGGGCACACCATTAACACACCTTGAACTGTCAAACAATCTAGACCTACACATCAAACAGGAATCTTTGGCAGGTCTCAGTAACACTTTGGAGCATTTGGGACTTGGTAACACAGGTTTACAAGACTTTGACTTCTCTCCGTACAGCCACTTGAGGTCTTTAAACATCTCTAGAAACTCAATGTCAGAATTTCCTGAATCTCTGGTGGCATTAAACCTGAGACTTCTGGACTTGAGGGATAACATGTTGACCACCATACCATCCAAACACGCCACTATTTTAGCTCAGAGACTGCAGGCTGTGTATCTGAATGGAAATGCCTTCAACTGCTGCCATTTAGACTGGTACAGGACGTTTGTGGAGAATAAAGGCATTAGTGTTGTTGATCTCTCAGAAATTACATGTTTGGACTTTAACCTCAGGCATCATAAGGTGATGCTTTTTGACGCAGTCCACTGTGGTGGTATCAGCAATGAGGAATCTTTTGTGTGGTACATCCTCCTCTTCGTAACAGTCAGTGTTTCCATCGTAGGCATCTCTGTCATTTACCTGCTGACCTTCAGGCCAAAAATGTTGCCTCGTGCTATTAAGAAGAGGTGGAGACCAACTCCGTATTGA
- the LOC127431881 gene encoding transforming growth factor beta activator LRRC33-like isoform X2, which translates to MQSTALCKNCQLSAVPNHLPPQIEEIYLDKNLLINLQDGCLSRYPILRTCSCANNHLRTVEENVFSESPLIENLNFADNELHDGHKQVAQSFSPLSQLKTLDLSGNGLTEDMVSVLLQNLSSLESLYLSRNVMLRLDETTFRNLHQLKELNVERNLLFEIDGAFYHMKKLQRLNLAFNCLPCLVNFEMTQLLVLNASHNSIEWFITNQNLSETFQLETLDLSDNHLLFFPFLPTHNHIRTLILSNNWVSFYQDFANATSSNWTTKVEFYNLGQNVGNVTMELWNESLHGDISSVELLDLSENKVDNFPQGFIQQMPRLNWLRLRSNCLQSFSLTPEDLPVTLYELDVSKNRLTELKASQSTISKLNNLTYLNLSTNDIQKLSPTIFANLPSLSTVDLSHNPVDVCFSEESNYSSSTCVLWSNIVTLKKLYLEGCGIQNMPPSPFKGTPLTHLELSNNLDLHIKQESLAGLSNTLEHLGLGNTGLQDFDFSPYSHLRSLNISRNSMSEFPESLVALNLRLLDLRDNMLTTIPSKHATILAQRLQAVYLNGNAFNCCHLDWYRTFVENKGISVVDLSEITCLDFNLRHHKVMLFDAVHCGGISNEESFVWYILLFVTVSVSIVGISVIYLLTFRPKMLPRAIKKRWRPTPY; encoded by the coding sequence aTGCAAAGTACGGCTCTGTGCAAAAATTGCCAGCTCTCTGCTGTACCAAACCACTTACCACCGCAAATTGAGGAGATCTATTTAGATAAGAACCTTCTCATTAATTTGCAGGATGGTTGTCTCTCAAGATATCCTATTCTTCGAACCTGCAGCTGTGCAAACAATCATCTAAGGACCGTGGAAGAGAATGTATTCTCTGAGTCGCCTCTTATAGAAAACCTCAATTTTGCTGACAACGAGCTTCATGATGGACATAAGCAGGTGGCGCAGTCATTCAGCCCTTTGTCCCAACTAAAGACTCTTGATCTTTCAGGTAACGGTCTCACCGAGGACATGGTGTCTGTGCTGTTACAGAATCTGTCCTCTCTTGAGTCCCTTTACTTGTCTCGGAATGTGATGCTGAGGTTGGATGAGACAACATTCAGAAACCTTCATCAGCTTAAGGAGCTGAACGTAGAGAGGAACCTGTTGTTTGAGATTGATGGAGCGTTTTATCATATGAAAAAACTCCAGAGGTTGAACTTGGCCTTCAACTGCCTTCCATGTTTGGTCAACTTTGAGATGACCCAACTGCTGGTCTTAAACGCCAGCCACAATTCCATTGAATGGTTCATAACCAATCAGAATTTGTCTGAGACTTTTCAGCTGGAGACATTGGATCTGTCCGATAATCATTTGCTGTTCTTTCCGTTCCTTCCAACACACAACCATATAAGGACTTTGATTTTGTCCAATAATTGGGTGAGCTTTTACCAAGACTTTGCAAATGCCACATCTTCAAACTGGACCACTAAGGTTGAGTTCTACAATCTTGGGCAAAATGTGGGCAATGTCACAATGGAGCTTTGGAATGAGAGCCTTCATGGTGACATTTCCTCTGTGGAGCTCCTGGACCTGAGTGAGAACAAGGTGGACAACTTCCCTCAGGGATTCATTCAACAAATGCCACGTCTGAATTGGCTGAGGCTGAGGAGTAACTGTTTACAGTCCTTCAGTTTGACGCCTGAAGATCTCCCAGTCACCCTCTATGAACTGGATGTCAGCAAAAACAGGCTTACTGAGCTCAAAGCGAGCCAAAGCACCATCAGCAAGCTAAATAACCTCACATATCTGAACCTGAGCACAAATGACATTCAAAAACTTTCACCCACGATATTTGCCAATCTACCAAGTCTGAGCACAGTAGACCTTAGTCATAACCCAGTGGATGTATGTTTTTCTGAAGAGTCAAACTACAGTTCCTCAACTTGTGTTTTGTGGTCAAACATTGTTACCCTGAAAAAGCTCTACCTTGAAGGTTGTGGCATACAAAATATGCCGCCTTCGCCATTTAAGGGCACACCATTAACACACCTTGAACTGTCAAACAATCTAGACCTACACATCAAACAGGAATCTTTGGCAGGTCTCAGTAACACTTTGGAGCATTTGGGACTTGGTAACACAGGTTTACAAGACTTTGACTTCTCTCCGTACAGCCACTTGAGGTCTTTAAACATCTCTAGAAACTCAATGTCAGAATTTCCTGAATCTCTGGTGGCATTAAACCTGAGACTTCTGGACTTGAGGGATAACATGTTGACCACCATACCATCCAAACACGCCACTATTTTAGCTCAGAGACTGCAGGCTGTGTATCTGAATGGAAATGCCTTCAACTGCTGCCATTTAGACTGGTACAGGACGTTTGTGGAGAATAAAGGCATTAGTGTTGTTGATCTCTCAGAAATTACATGTTTGGACTTTAACCTCAGGCATCATAAGGTGATGCTTTTTGACGCAGTCCACTGTGGTGGTATCAGCAATGAGGAATCTTTTGTGTGGTACATCCTCCTCTTCGTAACAGTCAGTGTTTCCATCGTAGGCATCTCTGTCATTTACCTGCTGACCTTCAGGCCAAAAATGTTGCCTCGTGCTATTAAGAAGAGGTGGAGACCAACTCCGTATTGA
- the LOC127431990 gene encoding endophilin-B1-like isoform X2, with protein MNNHELLGQSMIDSGTEFGPGTAYGNALIKCGETEKQIGGAERELIQSSAINFLTPFRNFLEGDFKTILKERKLLQNKRLDLDAAKTKLKKAKMSDARALAEQDLKITQSEFDRQAEITRLLLEGVSSTHAQHLRCLNDFVEAQMTYYAQCYQYMVDLQKQLGNFPSAFSSNNNQSAVSGGASVSLPILPLSAPLPSATGNTSSDFTELQNFTGSRKARVLYDYDAAGSNELSLLADEVIMVSSVPGMDSDWLMGERGNQKRKVPITYLELLN; from the exons GAAACGCTCTGATTAAGTGTGGTGAGACAGAGAAACAAATCGGAGGAGCAGAGAGAGAGTTAATTCAAAGCTCAGCCATTAATTTTCTCACGCCTTTCCGCAACTTTCTAGAAGGAGACTTCAAGACTATATTG AAAGAGCGCAAACTGCTTCAAAACAAACGACTGGACCTGGATGCTGCAAAGACTAAGTTGAAGAAAGCCAAAATGTCTGACGCCAGAGCTCTG gcAGAACAGGATCTGAAAATTACACAGAGTGAGTttgacagacaggcagagatCACCAGGCTTCTACTAGAGGGGGTCAGCAGTACACAT GCCCAACATCTTCGTTGTCTTAATGACTTTGTGGAGGCTCAAATGACATATTACGCCCAGTGTTACCAGTACATGGTAGATCTCCAAAAGCAGTTGGGAAA CTTCCCTTCAGCTTTCTCTTCTAACAACAACCAGTCGGCAGTTAGTGGAGGGGCCAGTGTCTCATTACCCATTCTGCCACTATCAGCCCCTCTTCCTTCTGCTACAGGTAACACCTCTTCAGATTTCACTGAGCTGCAGAACTTTACCGGGAGCCGtaaagcaagagtgctgtatgatTATGATGCCGCGGGCAGCAACGAACTCTCCTTATTGGCTGATGAG GTGATCATGGTGAGTAGTGTGCCAGGCATGgactctgattggctgatgggtGAGCGCGGGAACCAAAAGAGAAAAGTGCCCATTACCTATCTGGagctactaaattaa